The following proteins are encoded in a genomic region of Anguilla anguilla isolate fAngAng1 chromosome 15, fAngAng1.pri, whole genome shotgun sequence:
- the LOC118214087 gene encoding protein SON isoform X6 — MATNIELIFRDFVMNKIKEIEDEGQHSGVTSAGHPNGGVPHSLEAQGPGEVTGGMENQAETRIDPAPSENSPPGEPVRVCETTDSVKGLASKEESETTRKKNKKHKRHKSKKKKKKRKEEKGSSSESGLESDGEARNQPSVKTEVDVSMEGRDVDHAGAVEKASRSLLIGDNGEGRTKKEKRRTPKKKKKKSRKRDEKMAGKSPPCSPSGSTSVSGTESEMDCSVKSRLLPTMSPVVTSDTLKECSSSVACPNTQGVIASSADTVSGEDSSERKDFSTMEGIAAEHEGNQECKPQELPDIIPKLESTHREDATKGDLDTSGEINRQQDRRVEENCGHRSRSRSKSRSPSKSKGATSCKVQVKKSHSQSCSPKRLPDKPGSRKAHTASKRRSRSASKRKSSPKRKRSRSDSRRRKSRSRSVRRSRRKSRSLSAKRRPRSKSRSKSLSRRNHSRSRSWRSRSHRRNRRSLSRSTRRTRQSRSQSQSRRRRSRSRSVRRTRRARSRSIVILRRRSRSQRNRRSTSVRRRRSRTRSPKRRQSKSQSPRQSRRSKSRSKSRSLQQRKHSKSRSPGRCHRSKSKSPKCGRTKSKTPKRENSKSRSPARKESKSRSISRDGQSSERCTSPNRVEVCSKPVDLTSPEMEEKRVVSEKTDEEEVTSKEICSQSVNMEGHSLKAEAPFDFSSHETGEFSALEQSADHSEKHVLPMGSWKPVPPLVDSKMKPSIQEVVTSATIKGQGDVMTNLHENKSPPNGEDEKSFSAKMPLINPEVSEPIAFYTASHDTQPKQSSEVVSEDGNKDTECRPRSVSPQNDRLCEPIPSLDRSAPEESDDNAFMEKKTEVDMVTPHDCGSSRSRSPVKNDGECSKSYSPLTEEKPPATKNCKSPLQSKKHKSSKQRQPSKSPTQKKHSKSRSPSRNKRSNSRSPSSQKRSRSTSTSQKKQSKTKSTTRKKSKSKSPTRKRKSKSPSRSRKKKSKSKSPSRKRRSRSKSAGRKRRLRSRSRIRAKHSQSRSPKRKRSRSKSPTRKKRSKSRSPARRRRSKSADKSKRSKSRSPARRRRSRSRARRSRSRRSQSSSRRRRSGFPLDRRDRWKRTPSHSPVLILRKRRSTSRPRRSSSKTPPRLTELDKDQLLEIAKANAAAMCAKAGMPIPESLRPKSVLQLPLQSTVSTSLALSLLGQQMNLPMGMANMPNMAMNAAVATMNAALSTMSALTAMPALPSITNKPPPSVAPNTANIEEVKRKVTQKANSISIKELTEKCKKIAESKEEMAIAKPHVSDDEDDEKPFAGLGLKENKGITFSLSNSSAKPVAKTEAAFAKEFPVSSGSQHRKKEGEGAYGEWVPVDKKNEKTAAATAAAAEEESKDSDSVFPDAPLQPVDITLAVSERAAAQKRLAENPFDVNAICMLSRAQEQVDAWAQSNTIPGLFTGSTGAQVLSSEELSTSGPQAWIKKVRDGHPPASS, encoded by the exons ATGGCGACGAACATTGAACTCATTTTTCGCGATTTcgttatgaataaaataaaagaaattgaaGACGAAGGTCAGCACTCTGG CGTGACAAGCGCAGGCCATCCAAACGGAGGAGTACCTCATTCTCTGGAGGCCCAGGGGCCTGGAGAGGTCACCGGTGGAATGGAGAATCAGGCGGAGACTCGTATTGACCCCGCCCCATCTGAAAATTCACCGCCAG GAGAACCAGTCAGAGTCTGTGAGACTACAGATTCTGTCAAAGGCCTGGCCAGCAAGGAGGAAAGCGAGACAACGCGCAAGAAAAATAAGAAGCACAAACGGcataaaagcaaaaagaaaaagaagaaacgcaaggaagagaaagggagcaGCTCGGAATCAGGGCTGGAGTCAGACGGAGAAGCACGAAACCAACCAAG TGTGAAGACTGAAGTTGATGTCAGTATGGAGGGAAGAGATGTTGACCATGCAGGGGCTGTGGAGAAAGCTTCAAGATCCCTGTTGATAG GGGATAATGGTGAGGgaaggacaaaaaaagagaagcggCGTACgcccaagaagaagaagaagaagagcaggaagagagaTGAGAAGATGGCTGGAAAATCGCCCCCCTGTTCTCCATCTGGCAGCACCTCAGTTTCCGGGACAGAGTCAGAGATGGACTGCTCCGTCAAGTCAAGACTGCTCCCCACAATGTCACCCGTGGTCACTTCAGACACGCTGAAAGAGTGCTCATCATCTGTTGCCTGCCCAAATACACAAGGGGTGATTGCATCATCAGCAGACACGGTGTCTGGGGAAGACTCGTCTGAGAGGAAAGACTTTTCAACTATGGAAGGCATAGCTGCAGAGCATGAGGGCAATCAGGAGTGCAAACCGCAGGAGTTACCTGACATAATCCCCAAGCTTGAGAGCACACACAGGGAAGACGCAACAAAGGGAGACTTGGACACATCAGGAGAAATAAACAGGCAGCAGGACAGAAGAGTGGAAGAGAATTGTGGACACAGGTCCAGGTCACGATCAAAGTCACGATCACCCTCAAAATCAAAGGGAGCAACATCATGCAAAGTCCAGGTGAAGAAGAGCCATAGTCAGTCCTGCAGTCCAAAGCGACTTCCTGATAAACCTGGTTCTCGAAAAGCCCATACAGCATCCAAAAGGAGATCAAGGTCAGCCTCGAAAAGGAAAAGCAGCCCAAAGAGAAAGCGTTCCAGGTCTGACTCGCGGAGGCGGAAGTCCAGATCTCGGTCTGTTAGGAGGTCGAGGCGCAAGTCCAGGTCTCTTTCAGCTAAGAGGAGACCGCGCTCAAAGTCCAGGTCAAAATCCCTCTCGAGACGCAATCATTCAAGGTCCAGATCATGGAGGTCTAGGTCTCACCGCCGCAATCGGCGTTCTTTGTCTCGGTCCACTAGGAGAACCAGGCAGTCGAGATCCCAGTCCCAGTCACGCCGCAGGAGGTCACGGTCCAGGTCAGTTAGACGAACCAGGCGGGCTCGATCAAGGTCGATTGTGATCTTGAGGAGGAGGTCAAGGTCTCAGAGAAACAGACGATCAACTTCAGTACGAAGGCGTAGATCCAGAACAAGGTCCCCGAAAAGAAGGCAGTCTAAATCACAGTCCCCACGACAATCCAGGCGTTCGAAGTCTAGGTCAAAATCAAGATCCCTTCAGCAGAGAAAGCATTCCAAGTCCAGATCCCCAGGAAGATGTCATCGTTCAAAGTCAAAATCTCCCAAATGTGGCAGGACAAAGTCTAAAACTCCTAAGAGAGAGAATTCCAAATCAAGGTCTCCAGCAAGAAAAGAATCAAAATCGAGATCCATCTCAAGAGATGGACAATCGTCTGAAAGGTGTACCTCCCCAAACAGAGTAGAAGTCTGCTCCAAACCTGTGGACCTGACCTCACCTGAAATGGAGGAGAAGAGAGTTGTCTCAGAGAAGACCGATGAGGAGGAAGTAACTTCTAAAGAAATCTGTTCACAGTCTGTTAATATGGAAGGACACTCATTGAAGGCAGAAGCCCCCTTTGACTTCAGCAGTCATGAAACGGGAGAGTTCTCAGCTCTGGAACAAAGTGCCGACCATTCAGAGAAGCATGTGCTTCCCATGGGGTCCTGGAAACCAGTGCCACCCTTAGTAGATAGCAAGATGAAACCTTCTATACAGGAAGTTGTCACCAGTGCCACTATTAAAGGACAGGGCGATGTCATGACAAATctacatgaaaataaatctcCACCAAATGGTGAAGATGAAAAGTCCTTTTCTGCTAAGATGCCTTTGATCAACCCAGAAGTTTCAGAGCCCATCGCCTTCTACACTGCCTCTCATGACACTCAGCCAAAACAAAGCTCTGAGGTTGTGTCTGAAGATGGAAACAAAGACACTGAGTGCAGACCCAGGTCTGTTTCGCCACAGAATGACAGGTTGTGTGAACCCATCCCATCCTTAGACAGATCAGCACCTGAAGAATCAGACGACAATGCCTTTATGGAGAAGAAGACTGAAGTGGATATGGTAACTCCACATGACTGTGGAAGCTCAAGGTCAAGATCTCCTGTCAAGAATGATGGTGAATGTTCAAAATCATACTCGCCACTAACAGAGGAAAAACCACCTGCTACAAAGAACTGCAAGTCCCCTTTGCAGagcaaaaaacacaaatcatcaAAACAAAGACAGCCTTCAAAGTCtcctacacaaaaaaaacattcaaagtcTAGAAGTCCCTCAAGGAATAAGAGATCCAATTCCAGGTCGCCTTCGAGCCAGAAGCGTTCAAGGTCCACCTCaacttcacaaaaaaagcaatCCAAAACAAAATCTACGACACGAAAGAAATCTAAATCAAAGTCACCAACAAGGAAGAGAAAATCCAAGTCTCCATCCCGTAGCCGCAAGAAAAAGTCCAAATCGAAGTCTCCCTCAAGGAAAAGACGATCAAGGTCAAAGTCTGCAGGTAGAAAGCGGAGATTGCGTTCAAGATCTAGGATTAGAGCCAAGCATTCACAGTCTAGGTCCCCTAAAAGAAAACGGTCCAGGTCTAAGTCGCCGACCAGAAAGAAACGATCAAAGTCCCGGTCTCCAGCTCGCAGGAGAAGATCTAAATCCGCGGACAAAAGCAAACGCTCAAAGTCTCGTTCCCCCGCGAGGAGGAGAAGGTCACGATCAAGGGCCCGACGTTCACGGTCAAGGAGGTCACAGTCTAGCTCTCGCCGGAGAAGAAGTGGTTTTCCGCTAGACCGCCGAGACAGATGGAAACGCACCCCAAGCCACTCCCCTGTCCTTATCCTGCGCAAGAGGAGGTCCACTTCACGCCCACGGCGCAGCTCCAGCAAGACCCCTCCACGCCTCACTGAGCTGG ACAAAGACCAACTGCTTGAAATCGCCAAAGCAAATGCAGCTGCTATGTGCGCCAAGGCTGGGATGCCTATCCCAGAGAGCCTTAGGCCCAAATCTGTGCTCCAGCTGCCCCTCCAGTCCACCGTCTCCACATCCTTAGCCTTGTCCCTGCTAGGACAACAAATGAATCTGCCCATGGGCATGGCCAACATGCCCAACATGGCAATGAATGCCGCTGTGGCCACTATGAATGCTGCCCTGTCCACTATGAGTGCCCTTACGGCCATGCCTGCTCTGCCCAGCATCACAAACAAGCCCCCGCCCTCGGTCGCACCCAACACTGCCAACATTGAGGAGGTCAAGAGGAAGGTGACGCAAAAGGCAAACAGCATAAGCATCAAAGAGCTCACAGAG AAGTGCAAAAAGATTGCTGAGAGCAAGGAGGAGATGGCCATCGCCAAGCCGCACGTCTCTGATGACGAGGATGACGAGAAGCCATTTGCAGGACTGGGGCTCAAGGAAAACAAGGGAATCACCTTCAGTCTCAGT AACTCCTCTGCCAAACCGGTAGCAAAAACAGAAGCAGCGTTTGCTAAGGAGTTCCCAGTGTCCTCAGGGTCCCAGCACCGGAAGAAGGAGGGCGAGGGAGCCTATGGGGAGTGGGTCCCTGTAGACAAGAAGAATGAGAAAACCGCAGCAGCAACAGCTGCAGCGGCGGAAGAAGAGAGCAAGGACAGCGACAGCGTCTTTCCTGACGCACCTCTTCAG CCTGTGGACATCACGCTGGCCGTGAGCGAGAGGGCGGCGGCTCAGAAACGGCTGGCCGAGAACCCCTTCGACGTCAACGCCATTTGCATGCTGAGTCGGGCACAGGAGCAG GTGGACGCGTGGGCCCAGTCCAACACCATCCCAGGGCTGTTCACCGGCTCCACGGGCGCCCAGGTGCTGTCCTCTGAGGAGCTGTCCACCAGCGGCCCTCAGGCCTGGATCAAGAAG GTACGGGATGGGCACCCTCCCGCGAGCTCTTAA
- the LOC118214087 gene encoding protein SON isoform X3, with translation MATNIELIFRDFVMNKIKEIEDEGQHSGVTSAGHPNGGVPHSLEAQGPGEVTGGMENQAETRIDPAPSENSPPVRVCETTDSVKGLASKEESETTRKKNKKHKRHKSKKKKKKRKEEKGSSSESGLESDGEARNQPSVKTEVDVSMEGRDVDHAGAVEKASRSLLIGDNGEGRTKKEKRRTPKKKKKKSRKRDEKMAGKSPPCSPSGSTSVSGTESEMDCSVKSRLLPTMSPVVTSDTLKECSSSVACPNTQGVIASSADTVSGEDSSERKDFSTMEGIAAEHEGNQECKPQELPDIIPKLESTHREDATKGDLDTSGEINRQQDRRVEENCGHRSRSRSKSRSPSKSKGATSCKVQVKKSHSQSCSPKRLPDKPGSRKAHTASKRRSRSASKRKSSPKRKRSRSDSRRRKSRSRSVRRSRRKSRSLSAKRRPRSKSRSKSLSRRNHSRSRSWRSRSHRRNRRSLSRSTRRTRQSRSQSQSRRRRSRSRSVRRTRRARSRSIVILRRRSRSQRNRRSTSVRRRRSRTRSPKRRQSKSQSPRQSRRSKSRSKSRSLQQRKHSKSRSPGRCHRSKSKSPKCGRTKSKTPKRENSKSRSPARKESKSRSISRDGQSSERCTSPNRVEVCSKPVDLTSPEMEEKRVVSEKTDEEEVTSKEICSQSVNMEGHSLKAEAPFDFSSHETGEFSALEQSADHSEKHVLPMGSWKPVPPLVDSKMKPSIQEVVTSATIKGQGDVMTNLHENKSPPNGEDEKSFSAKMPLINPEVSEPIAFYTASHDTQPKQSSEVVSEDGNKDTECRPRSVSPQNDRLCEPIPSLDRSAPEESDDNAFMEKKTEVDMVTPHDCGSSRSRSPVKNDGECSKSYSPLTEEKPPATKNCKSPLQSKKHKSSKQRQPSKSPTQKKHSKSRSPSRNKRSNSRSPSSQKRSRSTSTSQKKQSKTKSTTRKKSKSKSPTRKRKSKSPSRSRKKKSKSKSPSRKRRSRSKSAGRKRRLRSRSRIRAKHSQSRSPKRKRSRSKSPTRKKRSKSRSPARRRRSKSADKSKRSKSRSPARRRRSRSRARRSRSRRSQSSSRRRRSGFPLDRRDRWKRTPSHSPVLILRKRRSTSRPRRSSSKTPPRLTELDKDQLLEIAKANAAAMCAKAGMPIPESLRPKSVLQLPLQSTVSTSLALSLLGQQMNLPMGMANMPNMAMNAAVATMNAALSTMSALTAMPALPSITNKPPPSVAPNTANIEEVKRKVTQKANSISIKELTEKCKKIAESKEEMAIAKPHVSDDEDDEKPFAGLGLKENKGITFSLSNSSAKPVAKTEAAFAKEFPVSSGSQHRKKEGEGAYGEWVPVDKKNEKTAAATAAAAEEESKDSDSVFPDAPLQPVDITLAVSERAAAQKRLAENPFDVNAICMLSRAQEQVDAWAQSNTIPGLFTGSTGAQVLSSEELSTSGPQAWIKKDQFLRAAPVSGGVGEFLMRKMGWRVGEGLGKYREGTVEPIVIDFKTDRKGLVAEGEKTQKSGSLVVMKDLLGKHPVSALMEMCNKKKWAPPEFVMVHDSGPDHRKNFLFKVMINGSEYQPQTASPNKKHAKAMAATVALQAMGEVSGDNVYSGPVFTAATTTG, from the exons ATGGCGACGAACATTGAACTCATTTTTCGCGATTTcgttatgaataaaataaaagaaattgaaGACGAAGGTCAGCACTCTGG CGTGACAAGCGCAGGCCATCCAAACGGAGGAGTACCTCATTCTCTGGAGGCCCAGGGGCCTGGAGAGGTCACCGGTGGAATGGAGAATCAGGCGGAGACTCGTATTGACCCCGCCCCATCTGAAAATTCACCGCCAG TCAGAGTCTGTGAGACTACAGATTCTGTCAAAGGCCTGGCCAGCAAGGAGGAAAGCGAGACAACGCGCAAGAAAAATAAGAAGCACAAACGGcataaaagcaaaaagaaaaagaagaaacgcaaggaagagaaagggagcaGCTCGGAATCAGGGCTGGAGTCAGACGGAGAAGCACGAAACCAACCAAG TGTGAAGACTGAAGTTGATGTCAGTATGGAGGGAAGAGATGTTGACCATGCAGGGGCTGTGGAGAAAGCTTCAAGATCCCTGTTGATAG GGGATAATGGTGAGGgaaggacaaaaaaagagaagcggCGTACgcccaagaagaagaagaagaagagcaggaagagagaTGAGAAGATGGCTGGAAAATCGCCCCCCTGTTCTCCATCTGGCAGCACCTCAGTTTCCGGGACAGAGTCAGAGATGGACTGCTCCGTCAAGTCAAGACTGCTCCCCACAATGTCACCCGTGGTCACTTCAGACACGCTGAAAGAGTGCTCATCATCTGTTGCCTGCCCAAATACACAAGGGGTGATTGCATCATCAGCAGACACGGTGTCTGGGGAAGACTCGTCTGAGAGGAAAGACTTTTCAACTATGGAAGGCATAGCTGCAGAGCATGAGGGCAATCAGGAGTGCAAACCGCAGGAGTTACCTGACATAATCCCCAAGCTTGAGAGCACACACAGGGAAGACGCAACAAAGGGAGACTTGGACACATCAGGAGAAATAAACAGGCAGCAGGACAGAAGAGTGGAAGAGAATTGTGGACACAGGTCCAGGTCACGATCAAAGTCACGATCACCCTCAAAATCAAAGGGAGCAACATCATGCAAAGTCCAGGTGAAGAAGAGCCATAGTCAGTCCTGCAGTCCAAAGCGACTTCCTGATAAACCTGGTTCTCGAAAAGCCCATACAGCATCCAAAAGGAGATCAAGGTCAGCCTCGAAAAGGAAAAGCAGCCCAAAGAGAAAGCGTTCCAGGTCTGACTCGCGGAGGCGGAAGTCCAGATCTCGGTCTGTTAGGAGGTCGAGGCGCAAGTCCAGGTCTCTTTCAGCTAAGAGGAGACCGCGCTCAAAGTCCAGGTCAAAATCCCTCTCGAGACGCAATCATTCAAGGTCCAGATCATGGAGGTCTAGGTCTCACCGCCGCAATCGGCGTTCTTTGTCTCGGTCCACTAGGAGAACCAGGCAGTCGAGATCCCAGTCCCAGTCACGCCGCAGGAGGTCACGGTCCAGGTCAGTTAGACGAACCAGGCGGGCTCGATCAAGGTCGATTGTGATCTTGAGGAGGAGGTCAAGGTCTCAGAGAAACAGACGATCAACTTCAGTACGAAGGCGTAGATCCAGAACAAGGTCCCCGAAAAGAAGGCAGTCTAAATCACAGTCCCCACGACAATCCAGGCGTTCGAAGTCTAGGTCAAAATCAAGATCCCTTCAGCAGAGAAAGCATTCCAAGTCCAGATCCCCAGGAAGATGTCATCGTTCAAAGTCAAAATCTCCCAAATGTGGCAGGACAAAGTCTAAAACTCCTAAGAGAGAGAATTCCAAATCAAGGTCTCCAGCAAGAAAAGAATCAAAATCGAGATCCATCTCAAGAGATGGACAATCGTCTGAAAGGTGTACCTCCCCAAACAGAGTAGAAGTCTGCTCCAAACCTGTGGACCTGACCTCACCTGAAATGGAGGAGAAGAGAGTTGTCTCAGAGAAGACCGATGAGGAGGAAGTAACTTCTAAAGAAATCTGTTCACAGTCTGTTAATATGGAAGGACACTCATTGAAGGCAGAAGCCCCCTTTGACTTCAGCAGTCATGAAACGGGAGAGTTCTCAGCTCTGGAACAAAGTGCCGACCATTCAGAGAAGCATGTGCTTCCCATGGGGTCCTGGAAACCAGTGCCACCCTTAGTAGATAGCAAGATGAAACCTTCTATACAGGAAGTTGTCACCAGTGCCACTATTAAAGGACAGGGCGATGTCATGACAAATctacatgaaaataaatctcCACCAAATGGTGAAGATGAAAAGTCCTTTTCTGCTAAGATGCCTTTGATCAACCCAGAAGTTTCAGAGCCCATCGCCTTCTACACTGCCTCTCATGACACTCAGCCAAAACAAAGCTCTGAGGTTGTGTCTGAAGATGGAAACAAAGACACTGAGTGCAGACCCAGGTCTGTTTCGCCACAGAATGACAGGTTGTGTGAACCCATCCCATCCTTAGACAGATCAGCACCTGAAGAATCAGACGACAATGCCTTTATGGAGAAGAAGACTGAAGTGGATATGGTAACTCCACATGACTGTGGAAGCTCAAGGTCAAGATCTCCTGTCAAGAATGATGGTGAATGTTCAAAATCATACTCGCCACTAACAGAGGAAAAACCACCTGCTACAAAGAACTGCAAGTCCCCTTTGCAGagcaaaaaacacaaatcatcaAAACAAAGACAGCCTTCAAAGTCtcctacacaaaaaaaacattcaaagtcTAGAAGTCCCTCAAGGAATAAGAGATCCAATTCCAGGTCGCCTTCGAGCCAGAAGCGTTCAAGGTCCACCTCaacttcacaaaaaaagcaatCCAAAACAAAATCTACGACACGAAAGAAATCTAAATCAAAGTCACCAACAAGGAAGAGAAAATCCAAGTCTCCATCCCGTAGCCGCAAGAAAAAGTCCAAATCGAAGTCTCCCTCAAGGAAAAGACGATCAAGGTCAAAGTCTGCAGGTAGAAAGCGGAGATTGCGTTCAAGATCTAGGATTAGAGCCAAGCATTCACAGTCTAGGTCCCCTAAAAGAAAACGGTCCAGGTCTAAGTCGCCGACCAGAAAGAAACGATCAAAGTCCCGGTCTCCAGCTCGCAGGAGAAGATCTAAATCCGCGGACAAAAGCAAACGCTCAAAGTCTCGTTCCCCCGCGAGGAGGAGAAGGTCACGATCAAGGGCCCGACGTTCACGGTCAAGGAGGTCACAGTCTAGCTCTCGCCGGAGAAGAAGTGGTTTTCCGCTAGACCGCCGAGACAGATGGAAACGCACCCCAAGCCACTCCCCTGTCCTTATCCTGCGCAAGAGGAGGTCCACTTCACGCCCACGGCGCAGCTCCAGCAAGACCCCTCCACGCCTCACTGAGCTGG ACAAAGACCAACTGCTTGAAATCGCCAAAGCAAATGCAGCTGCTATGTGCGCCAAGGCTGGGATGCCTATCCCAGAGAGCCTTAGGCCCAAATCTGTGCTCCAGCTGCCCCTCCAGTCCACCGTCTCCACATCCTTAGCCTTGTCCCTGCTAGGACAACAAATGAATCTGCCCATGGGCATGGCCAACATGCCCAACATGGCAATGAATGCCGCTGTGGCCACTATGAATGCTGCCCTGTCCACTATGAGTGCCCTTACGGCCATGCCTGCTCTGCCCAGCATCACAAACAAGCCCCCGCCCTCGGTCGCACCCAACACTGCCAACATTGAGGAGGTCAAGAGGAAGGTGACGCAAAAGGCAAACAGCATAAGCATCAAAGAGCTCACAGAG AAGTGCAAAAAGATTGCTGAGAGCAAGGAGGAGATGGCCATCGCCAAGCCGCACGTCTCTGATGACGAGGATGACGAGAAGCCATTTGCAGGACTGGGGCTCAAGGAAAACAAGGGAATCACCTTCAGTCTCAGT AACTCCTCTGCCAAACCGGTAGCAAAAACAGAAGCAGCGTTTGCTAAGGAGTTCCCAGTGTCCTCAGGGTCCCAGCACCGGAAGAAGGAGGGCGAGGGAGCCTATGGGGAGTGGGTCCCTGTAGACAAGAAGAATGAGAAAACCGCAGCAGCAACAGCTGCAGCGGCGGAAGAAGAGAGCAAGGACAGCGACAGCGTCTTTCCTGACGCACCTCTTCAG CCTGTGGACATCACGCTGGCCGTGAGCGAGAGGGCGGCGGCTCAGAAACGGCTGGCCGAGAACCCCTTCGACGTCAACGCCATTTGCATGCTGAGTCGGGCACAGGAGCAG GTGGACGCGTGGGCCCAGTCCAACACCATCCCAGGGCTGTTCACCGGCTCCACGGGCGCCCAGGTGCTGTCCTCTGAGGAGCTGTCCACCAGCGGCCCTCAGGCCTGGATCAAGAAG gaccAGTTCTTGCGTGCCGCGCCTGTTTCCGGAGGCGTGGGCGAGTTCCTGATGAGGAAGATGGGCTGGCGTGTGGGAGAGGGACTCGGGAAGTACCGAGAGGGAACCGTGGAGCCCATCGTCATCGACTTCAAGACCGACCGCAAAG GTCTGGTCGCAGAGGGGGAGAAGACGCAGAAGTCTGGCAGCCTGGTGGTGATGAAGGACCTGCTTG ggaAGCATCCCGTCTCGGCACTGATGGAGATGTGCAACAAGAAAAAGTGGGCTCCGCCGGAGTTTGTTATGGTGCATGACAGCGGACCTGACCACCGCAAGAACTTCCTGTTCAAG GTGATGATAAATGGCAGCGAATACCAGCCCCAGACTGCCAGTCCCAATAAGAAACACGCCAAGGCCATGGCAGCAACGGTGGCCCTGCAAGCCATGGGGGAGGTTTCCGGGGACAACGTCTACAGCGGGCCCGTCTTCACAGCGGCCACCACCACCGGCTAG